The following are encoded in a window of Thermococcus sp. MV5 genomic DNA:
- the hjc gene encoding Holliday junction resolvase Hjc, which produces MRYRKGASAERELIKMLEKEGFAVVRSAGSKKVDIVAGNGKTYLCIEVKTTRSDKLYLSEEDLMKVKSFSSTFGGKGIIAVKFINNGWYFFDAEELKKSGKNYKISLQIAKHRAKTLEEVTGKQKSLVEVIRSG; this is translated from the coding sequence ATGAGATACCGTAAGGGTGCCAGTGCTGAGAGAGAGCTCATTAAAATGCTGGAAAAAGAAGGATTTGCTGTTGTTAGATCTGCCGGAAGCAAAAAAGTAGACATAGTTGCCGGAAACGGCAAAACATACTTATGTATAGAAGTAAAGACTACAAGAAGTGACAAACTCTATTTGAGTGAAGAAGACTTGATGAAGGTTAAGAGTTTTTCAAGCACATTTGGAGGAAAGGGAATTATCGCGGTCAAGTTCATAAACAATGGATGGTATTTCTTTGATGCTGAGGAGTTAAAGAAGAGTGGGAAAAACTATAAAATCAGCTTGCAAATAGCAAAACATAGAGCCAAAACTCTTGAAGAGGTAACTGGCAAACAGAAGTCCTTAGTTGAGGTGATTAGAAGTGGGTAG
- a CDS encoding CARDB domain-containing protein yields MGRKVIIILLTIFLLSTYSPTSAQMPLLLQVPQEYFEARPGETVSVPITLINVGNETAENITVYISGPLVQGLLYSQKYIKELKPGESVEETLSIYVQDVRAGVYDLKVIARSGVTFLEIPISLRVLTQISYSIDIDVQEKYLFGQDVTITLLVSSSSNGVIFGDVSYEIYRNNNLIAQRTLRNIFLYPDSPRNKWEYPIFIPRPSVGNYTVIMRSTFRGLSKTVAKSFLVYQRALSYETKFEKGIIYVKIVDENGNGVEGIPVTIEGTLLKTNSYGIAFIEAKEPGTYRITLNLDGRIVETFVEVKKLFVDYEQRNETLLIYVRDSSGVGIPKVSVEAIGPLGKSYAATDENGSALINLNEIGFGSIRIKAESDTYIGAESIVTVEKPKPPETETPSPTTTPLPTNQTNQTTTPVSPPQPKDYGNLPLILILSALIFGGTSYVALFKPLKFEEQLDKYYFVKIKAPRLREIQNFRYEREIDAVEARATKGKVTIKDGKIIWEIEKLEPNEEAFLQVIL; encoded by the coding sequence GTGGGTAGAAAGGTTATAATTATTCTCTTGACTATTTTTCTGCTCTCAACGTATTCACCCACAAGCGCCCAGATGCCCCTCCTTCTTCAAGTTCCACAAGAATATTTTGAAGCAAGACCTGGAGAGACTGTGTCTGTTCCAATCACATTGATAAACGTAGGGAATGAAACTGCCGAAAACATAACCGTGTACATTTCGGGCCCTCTTGTCCAAGGCCTTCTTTACAGTCAGAAATACATAAAAGAACTCAAACCTGGAGAGAGTGTAGAAGAAACCCTCTCAATATATGTCCAAGACGTAAGAGCTGGAGTTTATGATTTAAAGGTGATTGCAAGAAGTGGGGTTACTTTCCTCGAAATCCCCATATCCTTGAGAGTATTAACCCAAATAAGCTATTCCATTGATATAGATGTCCAAGAAAAGTATTTATTTGGACAAGACGTTACCATAACTCTCCTAGTATCTTCCTCATCAAACGGAGTTATTTTTGGAGATGTGTCCTATGAGATATACCGAAACAATAACCTAATCGCCCAAAGAACACTGCGCAATATCTTCCTTTACCCTGACTCACCAAGGAACAAATGGGAATACCCAATTTTTATACCAAGGCCTAGTGTAGGAAACTATACTGTAATAATGAGAAGCACATTCAGAGGACTCTCAAAAACGGTTGCAAAAAGCTTTCTTGTATACCAACGAGCACTCAGCTATGAAACCAAATTCGAGAAAGGAATAATCTACGTTAAAATAGTGGATGAAAATGGGAATGGTGTAGAAGGGATTCCCGTAACCATAGAGGGAACTCTCTTAAAAACAAACTCTTACGGAATCGCATTCATAGAAGCAAAGGAACCTGGCACTTATCGGATAACACTGAACCTAGATGGGAGAATAGTTGAAACCTTCGTAGAGGTCAAGAAATTGTTTGTAGATTATGAGCAAAGAAATGAAACACTTCTAATCTATGTGAGAGATTCTTCCGGAGTTGGGATCCCCAAGGTAAGTGTGGAAGCCATAGGACCTCTAGGGAAGTCATACGCAGCTACTGATGAAAATGGAAGCGCTTTGATAAACCTGAACGAAATTGGATTCGGAAGTATTAGAATAAAGGCAGAAAGTGACACATATATTGGAGCAGAGTCCATAGTAACCGTTGAGAAACCCAAACCTCCAGAGACTGAAACTCCTTCTCCAACCACTACCCCTCTCCCAACAAATCAAACAAATCAAACGACGACACCAGTCTCCCCACCGCAGCCGAAAGATTATGGGAACCTGCCTCTGATTTTAATACTTTCTGCACTCATATTTGGAGGCACCTCATATGTGGCATTGTTTAAACCATTGAAATTCGAAGAACAACTAGACAAGTATTACTTTGTTAAAATAAAGGCTCCAAGACTTAGAGAGATACAGAACTTTAGATACGAAAGGGAAATAGATGCTGTAGAAGCCAGAGCAACAAAGGGAAAGGTAACCATTAAAGACGGCAAAATAATTTGGGAAATAGAAAAGTTAGAACCCAACGAAGAGGCATTTTTGCAGGTTATTCTTTAA
- the cyaB gene encoding class IV adenylate cyclase: MIEIELKGYANEKIFERVRATFKFMRKEIHEDIYFNHPCRDFSKTDEALRVRIKRFNGHFEASLTYKGPKLDKISKTRKEIEVNIDNVDTYIKLLHALGFKEVLTVEKTREKYYIEKGVTITLDEIEGLGKFVEIEKLAKDEKEVEREVKRLQSILKSLGIERFERKSYLELLMEKLNLSEGP; this comes from the coding sequence ATGATAGAAATCGAACTTAAAGGCTATGCCAACGAAAAGATATTTGAAAGAGTGAGAGCAACCTTTAAGTTTATGAGAAAGGAAATTCATGAGGACATTTACTTTAATCATCCCTGTAGAGATTTTTCCAAAACTGATGAAGCACTTAGGGTGAGAATTAAACGATTTAATGGCCATTTCGAAGCTTCGCTTACATATAAAGGACCAAAACTCGACAAAATATCGAAGACAAGAAAAGAGATCGAGGTAAACATAGATAATGTTGATACGTACATTAAGCTTCTTCATGCCTTAGGATTTAAAGAGGTTCTAACTGTAGAAAAGACCAGAGAAAAATACTACATTGAAAAAGGTGTCACCATAACCCTAGACGAAATAGAAGGACTGGGAAAGTTTGTCGAGATAGAAAAACTAGCAAAAGATGAGAAAGAAGTAGAAAGAGAGGTTAAAAGACTACAAAGTATCTTAAAATCCCTCGGAATTGAAAGGTTTGAGAGAAAATCCTACCTAGAGCTCCTAATGGAAAAGCTCAACCTCTCAGAAGGGCCTTAA
- a CDS encoding ATP-binding cassette domain-containing protein yields the protein MIRVEELSFKYAGAKDYSLKDINLKIKKGEFLGILGASGSGKSTLCLTFNGIIPHSIKGEFNGNVFVKGYNTKEASVAELSKLVGLVLQNPDSQLFNMTVEEEVAFALENLGIDLEEIRRRIYWALKITGLEGLEKEFPPNLSGGQKQRLVIASVLAMRPEILVLDEPTSQLDPLGREQVLSLITLLNKEQGITIVLVEHNTEYLFDFADRIIVLDNGELVMEGKPRDVFEEAEFLRSLGIRIPTSVKVGAELKKRGLLERAALNDKELIKAIKALLRG from the coding sequence ATGATAAGAGTAGAAGAGCTAAGTTTCAAATATGCTGGGGCCAAAGATTACTCTCTTAAAGATATAAACCTGAAGATTAAGAAAGGGGAGTTTTTGGGTATTCTTGGGGCCAGTGGGAGTGGAAAATCCACTCTATGTCTAACGTTTAATGGGATAATCCCTCACTCCATAAAAGGGGAATTCAATGGAAACGTTTTTGTGAAAGGTTATAATACCAAAGAAGCCAGCGTTGCCGAGCTTTCAAAGCTAGTAGGTTTAGTTCTTCAAAATCCCGATTCACAGCTTTTTAACATGACAGTGGAAGAAGAAGTTGCATTTGCCCTTGAAAACTTGGGCATTGACTTGGAGGAGATACGAAGAAGAATTTATTGGGCATTGAAGATTACGGGCCTTGAGGGCCTTGAGAAGGAGTTTCCGCCAAATTTAAGCGGAGGTCAAAAGCAGAGGCTTGTGATAGCAAGTGTTCTAGCAATGCGCCCAGAGATACTCGTTTTGGATGAACCCACTTCTCAACTAGATCCACTTGGCAGAGAACAAGTTTTGAGTCTCATAACTCTTCTTAACAAGGAGCAAGGAATTACCATAGTTCTGGTAGAACACAATACTGAGTATCTCTTTGACTTTGCCGATAGAATAATTGTTCTCGATAATGGCGAACTTGTCATGGAAGGTAAGCCAAGGGATGTGTTTGAGGAAGCGGAGTTTTTAAGAAGTCTTGGGATTAGAATTCCCACAAGTGTAAAGGTGGGGGCGGAACTAAAGAAAAGAGGGCTTCTAGAGAGAGCGGCTCTTAATGATAAAGAATTGATAAAAGCCATTAAGGCCCTTCTGAGAGGTTGA
- a CDS encoding TrkH family potassium uptake protein — protein MLEVRKYINIADDIFVIRNLIGALLQGIGVAYLIPVLITWIYVEEMKYVYYFVLPGLACILFGAWLARHSEHVEDVNLRQAMISAAFVWLFASLVSVVPFMRIAGMSFIDSYFESMSAWTGTGLTMMRNLESYPRIILFWRAWMQWLGGIGIVLVALTILIRPGVAAARLYKAEARTERILPNLANTSKIIFQIYAVLTLLGVYLYYINGMGLFDSVIHSMVGVGTGGMSSHDLSVGFFNSLSIEAITIFLMIMGATNFTVHYKMFKEKSLVPFFRDIQVKYMFFFLSPVVALIGYALTTQNGFSIATSFREAIFHAVSAVTCTGFSITDLSKYPELAKLLIGFLMVVGGGAGSTAGGIKLIRITLTFQTLKWTIQQAILPKGAIIKRKIGEYLFTEEDLQEVLGFTMTYIALLLVGTVWTMVRVGASLADAFFEVASAQGNVGLSVGITSTTLPLDMKILLILHMWIGRLEIFSTLVFIFGLALMLPRVAERK, from the coding sequence ATGCTAGAAGTCAGAAAATACATCAATATTGCAGACGATATCTTTGTAATAAGAAACTTAATTGGAGCACTTCTTCAAGGTATTGGCGTTGCCTATCTGATTCCGGTTTTGATTACATGGATTTATGTAGAGGAAATGAAATACGTCTATTACTTTGTTCTTCCTGGACTTGCATGCATACTCTTTGGGGCATGGCTCGCAAGGCATTCTGAGCATGTAGAAGATGTTAACCTAAGACAGGCCATGATATCGGCAGCGTTCGTTTGGCTTTTTGCATCTCTTGTAAGCGTGGTTCCATTCATGAGAATAGCTGGTATGAGTTTTATAGATTCCTACTTTGAGAGCATGTCTGCTTGGACTGGTACAGGATTAACAATGATGCGCAACTTGGAGAGTTACCCGCGTATAATACTCTTCTGGAGAGCTTGGATGCAGTGGTTAGGTGGAATTGGTATTGTCCTCGTTGCTCTTACCATTCTCATTCGTCCAGGAGTTGCAGCTGCGAGACTTTACAAAGCCGAGGCAAGGACAGAAAGGATTCTCCCTAACTTGGCAAATACCTCGAAAATAATATTCCAAATTTATGCTGTCCTAACGCTCTTGGGGGTCTATCTCTATTATATAAATGGCATGGGACTTTTTGACTCTGTGATACACTCAATGGTAGGAGTTGGAACAGGTGGTATGAGTTCACATGATTTAAGCGTAGGTTTCTTTAATAGTCTAAGCATAGAAGCCATAACTATCTTCTTGATGATTATGGGTGCCACAAACTTCACAGTTCATTATAAGATGTTTAAGGAGAAATCTCTTGTTCCATTTTTCAGGGATATTCAAGTTAAATACATGTTTTTCTTTTTGAGTCCTGTTGTGGCTTTAATAGGATATGCTCTAACTACTCAAAATGGTTTTTCAATAGCCACTTCATTTAGGGAGGCAATTTTCCATGCTGTTTCTGCAGTTACTTGTACTGGGTTTTCTATCACCGATTTAAGCAAATATCCAGAGCTGGCTAAACTCCTTATAGGTTTTCTCATGGTCGTTGGTGGGGGTGCTGGAAGTACCGCTGGTGGTATAAAGCTTATCCGTATAACATTAACTTTCCAAACCTTAAAATGGACTATACAGCAGGCAATACTCCCAAAAGGAGCAATTATAAAAAGAAAAATTGGAGAATATCTCTTCACAGAAGAGGATCTCCAAGAAGTTTTGGGTTTTACAATGACTTACATTGCCCTCCTTCTTGTAGGTACAGTATGGACAATGGTTAGGGTTGGTGCAAGTTTGGCAGACGCTTTCTTTGAAGTTGCCTCAGCTCAGGGAAACGTTGGATTGAGCGTGGGAATAACTTCAACAACCCTGCCCCTTGACATGAAGATACTTCTCATTCTTCACATGTGGATTGGAAGGCTTGAAATATTCTCAACTCTGGTCTTTATATTCGGATTGGCCCTTATGCTACCAAGAGTGGCGGAGAGGAAGTAA
- a CDS encoding lysyl aminopeptidase, whose translation MVDWELMQKIIEAPGVSGYEFMGIRDLVIESLKDYVDEITVDKLGNVIAHKKGEGPKIMVAAHMDKIGLMVNHIDEKGYLHVVRIGGVDPRTLVAQRVRIFTENGEIYGVVGHIPPHLTKPEERNKAADWDTIVVDVGADSKEDVEKMGIKVGTVMEFAPAFTRLGENRFATPYLDDRICLYAMIETAKALEEHQADIYFVASVQEEVGLRGARVASYAIDPEIGIAMDVTFAKQPGDKGKIVPELGKGPVMDVGPNINPKVRSFAEEVAKKYEIPLQIEPSPRPPGTDANVMQINREGVATAVLSIPIKYMHSQVELTDARDVDNTIKLAKHFLEELKPMNLIP comes from the coding sequence ATGGTTGATTGGGAATTAATGCAAAAAATTATCGAAGCGCCTGGAGTTTCTGGATACGAATTTATGGGAATAAGGGATCTTGTCATAGAGTCATTGAAAGATTACGTAGACGAAATAACTGTAGATAAGCTCGGAAACGTCATAGCACACAAAAAAGGAGAAGGCCCAAAAATTATGGTAGCTGCTCACATGGATAAAATAGGATTAATGGTCAATCACATAGATGAGAAAGGTTACCTACACGTAGTTAGAATCGGAGGGGTTGATCCAAGAACTCTTGTGGCCCAGAGGGTTAGAATTTTCACTGAAAATGGAGAAATCTACGGTGTTGTTGGACACATTCCTCCTCACCTGACAAAGCCAGAAGAGAGAAACAAAGCTGCCGATTGGGACACCATAGTCGTAGATGTAGGGGCTGATTCAAAAGAAGACGTTGAAAAAATGGGGATCAAAGTTGGAACGGTCATGGAATTCGCCCCTGCCTTCACAAGATTAGGCGAGAATCGCTTTGCCACACCATATCTTGATGATAGAATCTGCCTTTATGCAATGATCGAAACAGCAAAGGCCTTAGAAGAGCACCAGGCGGACATATATTTTGTGGCAAGTGTTCAAGAAGAGGTAGGGTTAAGAGGGGCAAGAGTGGCAAGTTATGCAATTGACCCAGAAATTGGAATAGCCATGGATGTAACCTTTGCAAAGCAACCAGGAGATAAAGGCAAAATAGTCCCAGAACTCGGAAAAGGTCCAGTAATGGACGTAGGACCAAACATAAACCCCAAGGTAAGAAGTTTTGCTGAAGAAGTTGCCAAGAAGTATGAGATTCCACTTCAGATAGAACCAAGTCCTAGACCACCAGGAACAGATGCAAATGTAATGCAAATAAACAGAGAAGGTGTTGCAACAGCTGTTCTTTCAATTCCAATAAAATATATGCACTCTCAAGTTGAACTAACAGACGCAAGGGATGTAGACAATACAATAAAACTGGCAAAGCACTTCCTTGAAGAACTCAAACCTATGAACCTCATCCCATGA
- a CDS encoding DUF86 domain-containing protein, with translation MKKGEIEYRVELAEKSLNLIKSALPKNSEEFSELGLSKDGIYKRLEFAIQNILDSLNEIVTALNLGPSVGYKDIVETLHKERIIEDAFKEKLEFLIQLREVLIYDYDLISDDIAFRNIPEYLQFIEESIKFLNSFLEGEM, from the coding sequence TTGAAAAAGGGGGAGATTGAATACAGAGTTGAACTAGCTGAAAAAAGCCTTAACCTCATAAAAAGCGCCCTTCCAAAAAATTCAGAAGAATTCTCAGAATTGGGCCTATCCAAAGACGGAATATATAAGAGATTAGAATTTGCAATTCAGAATATTCTGGACAGCCTCAATGAGATAGTCACTGCCCTGAATCTCGGCCCTTCAGTAGGCTACAAGGATATTGTAGAAACCCTGCACAAAGAAAGGATCATTGAAGATGCTTTCAAAGAAAAGCTTGAATTCCTGATCCAGCTAAGAGAAGTGTTGATTTATGATTATGACCTTATTAGTGATGATATAGCATTTCGAAACATACCTGAATACCTCCAATTTATAGAGGAAAGTATAAAGTTTCTTAACTCCTTTCTGGAGGGCGAAATGTGA
- a CDS encoding gamma carbonic anhydrase family protein produces the protein MVVYELNGKRPKIHETAFVDDNAYIIGDVVLEEKTSVWPSAVLRGDIEQIYIGKGSNIQDNVSVHTSPENPTILGEYVTIGHNAVIHGAKIGNYVIVGMGAVVLDGAKIGNHVIIGAGALIPPGKEIPDYSLVVGVPGKVVRQLTEKEIEMTKKNAEIYIELAEMHIQKRKRVE, from the coding sequence ATGGTGGTTTACGAGCTAAATGGAAAGAGGCCTAAAATTCATGAGACGGCGTTTGTGGATGATAATGCCTATATAATCGGGGATGTAGTCTTAGAGGAGAAAACAAGTGTCTGGCCGTCAGCAGTACTCAGGGGAGATATAGAGCAGATATACATTGGGAAAGGCTCCAACATACAGGATAATGTGAGTGTTCACACTTCTCCGGAAAATCCTACAATACTTGGGGAATATGTTACAATAGGTCACAATGCAGTTATTCACGGTGCGAAAATCGGAAATTATGTTATTGTCGGCATGGGAGCAGTAGTTTTGGATGGGGCAAAGATTGGGAATCATGTCATAATAGGAGCTGGCGCTCTAATCCCACCAGGAAAAGAGATCCCAGATTACAGCCTTGTTGTTGGAGTTCCTGGAAAAGTTGTAAGGCAGCTCACTGAAAAAGAAATTGAGATGACTAAGAAAAATGCTGAAATTTATATTGAGCTTGCTGAAATGCATATTCAAAAGAGAAAAAGAGTTGAGTGA
- a CDS encoding archaemetzincin family Zn-dependent metalloprotease: protein MKIGLIPLVMKEIDGGILEEIRKHLEDFYSQFDFNVEILPETTIKDLFFSYNSTRRQFLGRFFLMKVAEIKGLKGLSAGLGITDADLYEEGMNFIFGLANPYLKSAIVSLARLKPTFYGERDGNLLKERAIKEAMHEIGHVFGLGHCLNPRCVMHFSNSIIDTDYKGKDYCEKCLNTLKRNLR, encoded by the coding sequence GTGAAAATTGGCTTAATTCCCCTTGTAATGAAAGAAATTGATGGGGGGATCCTAGAGGAGATTAGAAAGCATCTTGAAGATTTCTACTCTCAATTTGATTTTAACGTAGAAATACTTCCAGAAACTACAATAAAAGACTTATTCTTCTCTTACAATTCTACAAGAAGACAGTTCCTAGGAAGGTTCTTTCTAATGAAAGTAGCTGAGATTAAAGGCCTTAAAGGATTATCCGCAGGACTTGGAATTACAGATGCTGATTTATATGAAGAGGGGATGAATTTTATTTTCGGCCTTGCAAATCCTTATCTCAAGTCAGCTATAGTATCTCTTGCCCGACTAAAGCCAACATTTTATGGAGAGCGTGATGGAAATCTATTAAAAGAGAGAGCAATAAAAGAAGCAATGCACGAGATAGGACACGTATTCGGCCTTGGACACTGTCTCAATCCAAGATGTGTTATGCATTTTTCAAATTCAATAATCGATACGGATTATAAAGGAAAGGACTACTGTGAAAAGTGCTTGAATACGTTAAAAAGAAACCTGAGGTGA
- the uppS gene encoding polyprenyl diphosphate synthase has product MIYRIVSFIPHILFKPVYDLYESYLFEKVKSRPEKIPKHVAIIMDGNRRWAKLLDKPPWYGHLFGSQKLEEILEWCRELGIRTLTVYAFSTENFKRSKEEVKMLMDLFEKKFRELVHDERVHKYGIRVNVLGRKELLPKNVREAAEEAERATKKYNNYSLNIAVAYGGRSEIVDAVKRIVDDIQAGKLEKNEITEELLKRYLYVPNMSDPDIVIRTGGEVRISNFLIYQIAYSELFFVDVYFPEFRKIDFLRIIREYQKRSRRFGK; this is encoded by the coding sequence ATGATTTATAGGATTGTCTCTTTCATTCCTCATATTTTATTCAAGCCGGTGTATGACCTCTACGAATCTTACCTATTTGAGAAAGTCAAGTCTAGACCTGAGAAAATTCCAAAGCATGTTGCGATCATAATGGATGGGAATAGGAGATGGGCTAAACTTCTAGATAAGCCTCCGTGGTATGGTCATCTCTTTGGATCTCAAAAGTTAGAGGAAATCCTTGAATGGTGTCGTGAGTTGGGTATAAGAACGCTGACAGTATACGCCTTCTCTACTGAGAACTTCAAGAGGAGTAAAGAAGAGGTTAAGATGTTGATGGATCTTTTTGAGAAGAAATTTAGAGAGCTAGTTCATGATGAAAGGGTTCATAAATATGGTATAAGGGTTAATGTTCTTGGAAGAAAAGAGTTGTTGCCCAAAAATGTTCGAGAGGCAGCTGAAGAGGCAGAGAGGGCCACGAAGAAATATAATAATTATTCCTTAAATATTGCTGTTGCATATGGGGGAAGAAGTGAGATAGTCGATGCTGTGAAACGGATCGTTGATGATATTCAAGCTGGGAAACTTGAGAAGAACGAGATAACTGAGGAGCTGTTGAAAAGGTATCTTTATGTACCCAACATGTCTGATCCTGATATAGTTATCAGGACGGGTGGTGAGGTTAGGATAAGCAATTTCTTGATTTATCAGATTGCGTATAGCGAGCTTTTCTTTGTCGATGTGTATTTTCCGGAGTTTAGAAAGATTGATTTCCTCAGAATAATTAGGGAATACCAGAAGAGAAGTAGAAGATTTGGGAAGTGA